The segment ACCTGAAGGAAAATACCGACGGCTTCACCATGACCTATGACACCGGCCAGCAATATGAGGGTGATGGTTTCCAACGCACCTTCCAGGTCAACGGCGGCTTTCCCCTGGGGGATGCCGGTTTTCTGAATCTTTCAGGTGAATACAGCGATATCGAGTTCGTTGAACGCAACGATCAGTACTGCGGCGGTACCAACCCGTGTATCGACGTGAACAGCCCCGATTTCGACCCGACCTCCACGGTCGGTCAGGCAGCCCTCACACCTGAATTCCAGAACGCGCTGCGCTTCGCCTCGGTAACCGGCGACACGGTCCAGCCCTGGGGACAGCCCAATCTGGATGCGCTGCGCCTGTTCATGAATGCCGGGTATGACCTCGACAACGGTGTCGAGCTTTATGGCTTCGCCAACTTTTCCGACAGTCTGAGCGATGGCAGCTTCAACTACCGTCATCCCGGTACTGGCAACGTGAGGCGTTTCCGCCGTCTGGCCGACGGCAGCTTATGGGGCGTCACGGCCAGTCAGGGCCTTGGGCCGACTTTCGTAGCCGGTTACACACCCCGTTTTGAAGGCCGGGTCAGGGATTATTCCGCAACCGGCGGCGTTCGCGGGCAGACCGCTGGAGGCCTGAACTGGGACGTCAGCGGCAGATTCGGGAGCAGTGAGATCGCGTATCGCCTGTGGAATACCTGGAACCCGTCCTACGGCCCATTTTCGCCCACTGATATGAATGTGGGGGACCTGATTAACGAGGAAACTCAGGTCCAGGCTGATTTTTCACAGGAAATCGAAGTGGATGGGCTGGCCGGCCCGGTAGTCGTTGCCTTTGGTGCCAGCTACATGGACGAAAGCTTCGAGATCGTGCGGGCGCGCGACGATGCTTCCTACCTGCCTGGCCCCTGGGCCGAGTCAGATCCCTTCGGTTTCTGTCAGGATAACGCGCCGACGCTGATCGGACTTGGTGTTATCGCCAACGGCTCGACACTGGACTGCGCCGACTCGTCCGACCCGGTCTACACCAGCTGGGGCGTAGGTTCCGACGGTTTCCCGGGATTCTCGCCCGTTGCCGCCGGGGAGAATTCACGTGATTCATACGCAGGCTACCTGGATGTATCAGCGGATGTGACCGACCAGCTGCTGCTGCAGGCGGCCGTCCGTTACGAAGACTATTCAGACTTCGGCGACACGCTGGTAGGAAAAGTGGCAGCGCGCTTCTATATGACGGAAAATTTCGCACTGCGTGGTTCTGCCGGTACCGGCTTTCGTGCACCGACTCCCGGGCAGCAGTTCACCACCAACGTGAGGACAATTCTGCCATTCGGCGCCCCGGTCAACGTCGGCCTGTTCCCTGCCACCAGCCCCGCGGCTTCGGCACTGGGAGCCCAGCCACTCGATGCCGAAGACACGGTGAACTACACCCTGGGCTTTACGGCTGACATCGGGGAGCTTACCCTGACGGTCGACGCCTACCAGATCGAGATAGACGGCCGCGTCAACTCCGTGAGTAACCGACCCGTCTCCACCGACCCGGCCAATTCCGAGGGGTACGCGAACTATCTGCTGCTGGTACAGAACAATGTACCGAATCCGGAGTCACTGGGCGAAATCAACTGGTATGCCAATACCTTTGACACGGTGAACCGAGGCCTGGACATTGTCGCCACCTACCCGGTTGAATGGAGCAATGGCCAGAGCACCGAGTTTTCGTTCGCTTACAACTATAACGAGCAGGAACTGGAAGGCAATGTCAGCGAATTCTTCGCACCATTCTCGCAGTTCAATTTTGAGAACAACCTGCTCGAAAGTAATGCGATCGTGACGGCTACCCATAGTTTTGGCGACTTTACGTTTGTAGCCCGGGGTCGTTACTTCGGCGAGTACTCGGTCTCACAGCGGCCGGACCAGGGATCGTCCATCGATGGAACAGAGTTCCAGACTCAGACGTTCGACCCGGAGCTTTACATCGACCTCGAAGGCACCTACCAGTTCAATGAAAGACTGCGCTTCACTATTGGCGCGCGGAATGCCTTTGACGAGTATCCGGACGAGATCCGACTGCCCCAGTCAGACACCCGGGGTCGAATCTATAACTCCGGCTCGCTGGTGCCCTGGGCCGGTGGTTACTATTACGGACGCATCAACTTCAGCTTATAATCGAAAGGTTCAGCCAGCAGTCCCGACAGTACGGGACTCTGGCTGAATAAAGCTGAATTCAACCAATAGCGAACTTAAGGAGAAGGAAACTAGCCCCCTGTGTAGCCTTCATAAGGATTTGAAGGCTACTCTCCTCCCAAGGTAAGAACAGGTGTCCGCACGGATGCCGGTTGCAAGGTGCCAGCCCTCTCCTGCAGTTTCATTTCGTGACAGGATTTTTGCATCATGAAGACAACCATTTCCCGGCGTGAATTGCTTACCTTGCTCGCCGCCACCGGCGCCAGTGGCCTGGTCATGAACGCCAGCGCCGCCCTGAACCTGATACCCGATACCCAGCTGGCCCGCCCCCGCATTCCCCAGGCAGATCCCAACAACCCGCCAAGCGTGGTGGTGCTGGGAGCCGGCATCGGCGGACTTACCGCTGCCTACGAGCTGAAGAAAGCTGGCTACAGGGTGGTTGTGCTGGAAGCCGCAGCCAAGGCAGGTGGGCGCTGCATGACAGTCCGCTCCGGCGATCTGATCGACGAGGTCGGCAACCCGCAGATCTGCGAGTTCGACGACGAACCGCACATGTACTTTAACGCCGGCCCCGCCCGTATCCCCAGCAGCCATCGCAACCTGATGAACTACTGCAAGGAACTGGGTGTGGAGCTGGAGGTTTTCATCAACGAAAACAAGGAATGCTACTTCCAGGACGACGCCATGTATGGCGGCAAGCCTGTAAAGAATACCGAGTTTACTACCAGCGCACGTGGCTTCATGGCCGAAATCATGGCCAAGAGCCTCGACGCCGACCAGATGAACGCGCCACTCGACCAGTGGGAGCTAGATTCGCTGATGAATGCGGTGCGCGATTTTGGCGATCTCAGCGAGGACGACGTGTTCAAGGGCAGCACAAGAGGTGGTTATTTGTCCGGCGGTTATCTCGATGAAGGCGAACCCAAGGCGCCACTCGCGTTCAGTGAGCTGCTGAAGAGCCGTTTCATGCGCAATGCGCTGTCCGCCAACGAAGGGGAAACCGGCCCGATCCTGTTCCAGCCGGTTGGCGGCATGGACATGATTGTCAAAGGCTTCGTCCGGCAACTGGAAGCTGAGATTTTCTATAACGTGATGGTCAGCTCCGTGCAACTGACCAACAGTGGCGTCGATGTCATCTACGAGCACAGAGGCATCAAGTACCAGCTTGAAGCGGACTATTGCTTCAACTGTATTCCCAGCCACCTGATGGCAGGCATCGACAACAATTTCCCGTCCGAATACATCAAGGCGATGCGTTTCCCCCGCCGTGGTGAGGCGTATAAATCCGCTTTCCAGGCCAGGGAACGCTTCTGGGAGAAGGACGATATCTATGGCGGTATCTCCTGGGTAAACGCCCCCATTCGCCAGGTCTGGTACCCGAGTCACGGTGTTCATAAAGAGAAAGGTATCGTACTGGCAGCCTACGATTTCGGCGGCGGCATGCACTTTACCCAGTTGAGTCAGCAGCAGCGTCTCGAGACTGCGATCCAGCAGGGTGAAAAATTGCACCCGGATTACCGTCAGCACGTGGAGAAAGGCATCACCATCGCCTGGCACCGGATGAACCACATGCTGGGCTGCGCTGCCAGGTGGCGCGGCGGTCCCGGCGCACAGGGAAGCGGCCCTGGCTCGGAGACAGAAGAAATGTTTCAGACGCTCAGGCGACCGGCCGGCGGCCGCCATTACATGATCGGCGATCAGGTAACCAAACACTCCGCCTGGCAGGAAAGCGCGATACTTTCCGCACACTGGGCCATCAATGACATGTTGAGCAGGCAATCCGGCGGCGCGACAGCGATGCCCGGCACGCCACTCTCCTGAGTTTGAGGATTACGAGAAGCATCATGAAAAAACTCATGCAAACCTGTGTGATCACGACCGGGCTGTTTATCGGCCTGCAGAGCAGCCAGATTCTGGCGCAGCAATACACGCAACTGGACACAACCTACCAGAGCGTGGGCAACAAGGTCTGCGCCACCTGCCATGGCGCCTACGGCCAGGGCAATCCCGTGGTAGGAGGGCCCAGCCTGGCTGGCCTCGAACCCTGGTATCTGCGCAGCCAACTGGAAAAGTTCCGCGCCGGCTGGCGTGGTGCCGAGAAAGATTATATCCCCGCCTACGAAATGAGATCGGCGGTGAGCCAGATCAGTAATGCGGAAATCGAGATGCTGGTCAGCGAAGTGACGAGCTGGCCGGAACCCGAACCAGAGCCTTATACCGAGGGTGACGCCGCGGCCGGCCAGCAGCTGTACGCGGCCTGCGCCGCCTGCCATGGCCCGGCCGGAGAAGGCAGCGAAGCCCTGAATGCTCCAGCCCTGGCAGATCGGGATGGCTGGTACCTGTACCGTCAGCTCAACCTGTACAGGTCCGGCTATCGCGGCGGCCATCCAGAAGATACACTTGGTGCCCAGATGCGTGCGTCAGCCCGGACCTTGCAGAGCGATCAGGCGGTTAAGGATGTTGTCACCTACATCAATACGCTTGACTGATTAATCAACGACTTTCAATTCGACAAATAGTAGTTAAACCTGGCACCCAAAGATTAGGTAGCAACCGATCCCCGGGCGCGCAACACACGAGGAACCAAACATGTCTGACAGTCTTCAAACTGGCGCAAAACGCAGCCTGATTCCGGCCATCAAACCTTCCACACTGCTGCTGTTTTCTTTCGTGGGAGCTATTATGCTGTCCTTCCACCTGGCCAACCGTGGCGATGCCGGTACCGGCGCAATCCATGCCCAGGCCCCTACACCGCCGGGACAGGCGGTATCGCAGCCGTCAGGTGGCGCCGCTGATTTCATTGAACGAAAGGGCGAAGGGCGCCTCTTTTACACCACGATCAAGATTCCACCCGGAGCCGAGACCCTGTACCTGAGTGGCTCCGGTTCACGGCGCATGGAAGATGGCAGCTGCGGAACCATGGAGCAGCAGGCTATCAATACGTTCTCCCGGTTCAAAGACACGCTGGAAGCCGAAGGCTGGTCCATGTCGGATATCGTCCAGGTCAGGGCTTTTGCCGTTGCCGGTGAATTCGGCCTGCTGGACTTCGACGGCTTTAATCGTGGTTACACCCAGTTCTTCGGTACCGAAGAGAATCCGATGAAGCCCGTACGCTCGTTTGTGCAGGTCGCCGACCTGGTCAACGACTGCTGGCTGGTTGAAATTGAAATCCGCGCCGCTAGAGTGCCGTAAGAAACTTCTCCGCTCCACCTTTTACCGGTCGCACCGGAAGGGCTTTGCACCCGCCTGACCGCGACCGGCTCAGGGAGCCCCTGTTTGATTGCCGCAATGCTCTGCAGTAAATCATTCAGGGGTTCTCGTTTATAGACGATCTGAAAACTCCCACACGCTGGCCTTCCTGTCGACTCCGGTTTCCTCTCGGTAACCAACCACCTACTTACCACGGCCCACTGCCCGCCCCTGCTTTCAGCGCTTGCCGAAGATCCAGCCACCATGGGTGAGGCACCTCGCAACGGTATCAGGCTTATCTCTTACCATCGACAACACGCACTCAATCGGGCAAGCTGATCGTGGTCGGGCTCTCTAAAATCAGCCCAGCCTCCTTTTCCCCTGATCCTCTGGTTACACAACGGGGCGCCTCGAAGTTAGCTTCCCGGACTCACCCATTCGTGGAATCGGCCGTTTAATTATGAGGAAGCTCAATCATCAGCGAACTGATAATCCCTTGAAACAGACCTTCCGCGAAAAAGTCGAACGCCTGCTGGAAACATTCCGCGATCGGATTTCCTACCAGGATGCACTGCCCCAGCTGGTCGGCCTGGGCATGGTGAGCGGACTTTGCGCGGCGGCTCTGGTCGTGCTGTTCAGATTACAGGTCGAAGGGTCCCTGGGTTTGCTGTTTCAGGGCTCCGCGGAAGACTTTGAGAGCCTGTCACCGGCCTGGCGGTTCCTCTTGCCGTTCCTGGGCGCGCTTTTTCTCGGGCTGCTGCTATCCCTCGTCGACCGGCAATACCACATCGTGGGCGTGTTCCACGTACTGGAACGCCTGCGCAATCACCAGGGTCGGCTGCCCGGCAGAAACCTGCTGGTGCAATTCTTTGGCGGCAGCATCGCCCTGATCAGCGGCCAGAGCGTTGGCCGTGAAGGCCCGGGGGTACACCTGGGAGCCGGCATTGCCTCACTGCTGGGCCAGTGGTTCGAGCTGCCCAACAATGCCATGCGCACGCTGATAGCCTGCGGAGCGGCGGCGGCCATCGCCGCGGCGTTCAACACGCCGATGGCGGGAGTGATCTTTGCCATGGAGGTGATCCTGATGGAGTACACCATCGTTGGCTTCATCCCGGTGATCATAGCCTCGGTGCTGGGTTCGGTGATCACTCAGCTGGTTTTTGGCACTGACACGCTGATCGTCGTCCCGCCGGTGGAATTGAATCTGCTCTGGGAAATACCCTTTATGGTGTATGCGGGACTTTTGTATGCCGTCGCCGCGGTGGCTTTTATCCGGATCCATCTCTTCATGTCCCGCCGTCGGGAGACACCGGTGCTGAACCGCTACCTGCTGATCGGATTGCTGACGGGTTCAGTGGCCATTTTTCTGCCCCAGATACTGGGTGCCGGGTATGACACTCTGAACCAGCTGATTGCGGGAGAGATCCCCATTCGACTGCTGATCGCCATCGTGGTCGCCAAGCTGATCGTGACCGCCTCGGTGACGGGACTGGGGATGGTAGGAGGTCTGATAGGCCCCCTGCTGGTCATCGGCGGTTGCCTTGGTGGCGTGTTGGGGGTGATTGGAAACGGTATCGTGACAGAGGCATCCACCCCGGAGTTCTACGTGGTTCTGGGCATGGTCGCGATGATGGGTGCTGTATTGAATGCACCTCTGGCGGCACTGGTCACCATTCTTGAACTCAGCAGTAACCCGGCCATCATCTTTCCCAGCATGCTGATGGTGGTGGTAGCCTGTGTAGCGGTACAGCAGTTGTTCAAGTGCCAGGGAATATTCGCTGAGCAGCTCCGCTATCAGGGTCTGGCAAGCTATGAGGCGCCGGCGCGGCAGTTTCTCAGCCGGGTCGGCGTGCGCAGTGTCATGAATACTTCGCTGACCCTGTCGCCACCCCGGATCAGCCTGCCGCAGGCGGAAAGCGTCGTGCGCAATGCGACCGTCTGGATCGTCATAAAACACGAGGATGACGAACTGCAACTGATCAGTACCGCCGATCTGGCCAAACATCTGGAGGCCATCAAAGCAGCACTCGAAGGCGGTGACAGCAGCGATGATAACGATCCTGGCTCTGAACAGCTGACCATCGATCTGACCCGCATTGCAGCGCAGGTCTTCAATACCGGAGAGCTGGACTCGAAAAGCAATCTGTACCAGGCCAGTCAGGCAATTCAGCTGGACGGTAAGGATGCCTTGTGCGTTACCCGTCGCTATGGTCAGGGCAGGAGTGTCGTGGGCGTCCTTACCAGGGATGCGATTCAGAAGTTTTATGGCATTTGAGAAATTTAACGCCATCGAGTCCCGGAGTGCAGTCAGGCTGGAATCCGTCGGACGACGATTAGAGCCGTCTGCACGGCATACCACAGCAAAAAGGTGACCCGCCTTTCAGGCCCGGCAACCAAAGGGCTGCCACTGCGTATTAAAAATTCCGGCCATCAGTCCCCGACTATTCTGTCAGTAGAAAACCTCCGATTAAGCAACGGCACCAGTGCCACTGCCATGGAGCCTGTCACCAGGATACCGGCAGCAAAAATGGACAGGTTATTCAAATTGTCTGAATAAGGATAAGCGGGGTTAATCCAGACTACGATCTGCAGGGCGGCGATGGTGAACAGCGGCGCCAGCGCCAGCACGGCGCTGACCTTCGAGGCATGCCAGTGGGCCAGCGCCTCGGCAAACGAGCCGTAGGCCAGCAGGGTATTGAGACAGCAGAACACCAGCAGCCATAACTGCAGGGGGGAAAGTTCAAGGACACTGGCCGGTGCCGCCAGCGGGGTCAGCAGCAGCACCGAAAGCAGATAA is part of the Gammaproteobacteria bacterium genome and harbors:
- a CDS encoding TonB-dependent receptor, yielding MFKQHPSFTKLSSLALAISAVLGTSTSLQAQQETVEEVVVTGLRGRPRTVTDAPVAIDTFNTETIEQVSFVETGDVLQSLVPSFQNPRSPISDGATFVRQFQLRGLPPQYTLTLVNGKRRHRSALLQPGSGDQGPDVATIPTVAIGSIEVLRDGASSQYGSDAIAGVINFNLKENTDGFTMTYDTGQQYEGDGFQRTFQVNGGFPLGDAGFLNLSGEYSDIEFVERNDQYCGGTNPCIDVNSPDFDPTSTVGQAALTPEFQNALRFASVTGDTVQPWGQPNLDALRLFMNAGYDLDNGVELYGFANFSDSLSDGSFNYRHPGTGNVRRFRRLADGSLWGVTASQGLGPTFVAGYTPRFEGRVRDYSATGGVRGQTAGGLNWDVSGRFGSSEIAYRLWNTWNPSYGPFSPTDMNVGDLINEETQVQADFSQEIEVDGLAGPVVVAFGASYMDESFEIVRARDDASYLPGPWAESDPFGFCQDNAPTLIGLGVIANGSTLDCADSSDPVYTSWGVGSDGFPGFSPVAAGENSRDSYAGYLDVSADVTDQLLLQAAVRYEDYSDFGDTLVGKVAARFYMTENFALRGSAGTGFRAPTPGQQFTTNVRTILPFGAPVNVGLFPATSPAASALGAQPLDAEDTVNYTLGFTADIGELTLTVDAYQIEIDGRVNSVSNRPVSTDPANSEGYANYLLLVQNNVPNPESLGEINWYANTFDTVNRGLDIVATYPVEWSNGQSTEFSFAYNYNEQELEGNVSEFFAPFSQFNFENNLLESNAIVTATHSFGDFTFVARGRYFGEYSVSQRPDQGSSIDGTEFQTQTFDPELYIDLEGTYQFNERLRFTIGARNAFDEYPDEIRLPQSDTRGRIYNSGSLVPWAGGYYYGRINFSL
- a CDS encoding FAD-dependent oxidoreductase produces the protein MKTTISRRELLTLLAATGASGLVMNASAALNLIPDTQLARPRIPQADPNNPPSVVVLGAGIGGLTAAYELKKAGYRVVVLEAAAKAGGRCMTVRSGDLIDEVGNPQICEFDDEPHMYFNAGPARIPSSHRNLMNYCKELGVELEVFINENKECYFQDDAMYGGKPVKNTEFTTSARGFMAEIMAKSLDADQMNAPLDQWELDSLMNAVRDFGDLSEDDVFKGSTRGGYLSGGYLDEGEPKAPLAFSELLKSRFMRNALSANEGETGPILFQPVGGMDMIVKGFVRQLEAEIFYNVMVSSVQLTNSGVDVIYEHRGIKYQLEADYCFNCIPSHLMAGIDNNFPSEYIKAMRFPRRGEAYKSAFQARERFWEKDDIYGGISWVNAPIRQVWYPSHGVHKEKGIVLAAYDFGGGMHFTQLSQQQRLETAIQQGEKLHPDYRQHVEKGITIAWHRMNHMLGCAARWRGGPGAQGSGPGSETEEMFQTLRRPAGGRHYMIGDQVTKHSAWQESAILSAHWAINDMLSRQSGGATAMPGTPLS
- a CDS encoding c-type cytochrome; its protein translation is MKKLMQTCVITTGLFIGLQSSQILAQQYTQLDTTYQSVGNKVCATCHGAYGQGNPVVGGPSLAGLEPWYLRSQLEKFRAGWRGAEKDYIPAYEMRSAVSQISNAEIEMLVSEVTSWPEPEPEPYTEGDAAAGQQLYAACAACHGPAGEGSEALNAPALADRDGWYLYRQLNLYRSGYRGGHPEDTLGAQMRASARTLQSDQAVKDVVTYINTLD
- a CDS encoding Rid family hydrolase: MSDSLQTGAKRSLIPAIKPSTLLLFSFVGAIMLSFHLANRGDAGTGAIHAQAPTPPGQAVSQPSGGAADFIERKGEGRLFYTTIKIPPGAETLYLSGSGSRRMEDGSCGTMEQQAINTFSRFKDTLEAEGWSMSDIVQVRAFAVAGEFGLLDFDGFNRGYTQFFGTEENPMKPVRSFVQVADLVNDCWLVEIEIRAARVP
- a CDS encoding chloride channel protein, which gives rise to MKQTFREKVERLLETFRDRISYQDALPQLVGLGMVSGLCAAALVVLFRLQVEGSLGLLFQGSAEDFESLSPAWRFLLPFLGALFLGLLLSLVDRQYHIVGVFHVLERLRNHQGRLPGRNLLVQFFGGSIALISGQSVGREGPGVHLGAGIASLLGQWFELPNNAMRTLIACGAAAAIAAAFNTPMAGVIFAMEVILMEYTIVGFIPVIIASVLGSVITQLVFGTDTLIVVPPVELNLLWEIPFMVYAGLLYAVAAVAFIRIHLFMSRRRETPVLNRYLLIGLLTGSVAIFLPQILGAGYDTLNQLIAGEIPIRLLIAIVVAKLIVTASVTGLGMVGGLIGPLLVIGGCLGGVLGVIGNGIVTEASTPEFYVVLGMVAMMGAVLNAPLAALVTILELSSNPAIIFPSMLMVVVACVAVQQLFKCQGIFAEQLRYQGLASYEAPARQFLSRVGVRSVMNTSLTLSPPRISLPQAESVVRNATVWIVIKHEDDELQLISTADLAKHLEAIKAALEGGDSSDDNDPGSEQLTIDLTRIAAQVFNTGELDSKSNLYQASQAIQLDGKDALCVTRRYGQGRSVVGVLTRDAIQKFYGI